One Ascaphus truei isolate aAscTru1 chromosome 12 unlocalized genomic scaffold, aAscTru1.hap1 SUPER_12_unloc_8, whole genome shotgun sequence genomic region harbors:
- the LOC142473874 gene encoding histone H1.4-like, translating to MAETAPAPPPAAESAAKKKQPKKAAGASKSRPAKSGPSVSDLIVRAVSASKERSGVSLSALKKALAAGGYDVEKNNSRLKLALKGLVSKETLIQLKGSGASGSFKLNKKQLESKEKAAKKKDVGKPKKPVAKKPAKSPKKPKKAPAGVKKSPKKVKKPAAAKKPAKSLKKSKAAKPRKAVKSPAAKKAAKPKAAKSPAKAKAAKPKRAAAPKK from the coding sequence atggccgagaccgctcctgctcctcctcctgcagctgaaagcgccgccaagaagaagcagccgaaAAAAGCGGCCGGAGCCTCGAAAAGCCGCCCAGCAAAGTCCGGTCCCAGCGTGTCCGATCTGATAGTGAGAGCTGTGTCCGCCTCTAAGGAGCGCAGCGGGGTCTCCCTGTCCGCTCTGAAGAAGGCTCTGGCTGCAGGAGGCTACGATGTGGAGAAGAATAACAGCCGCCTGAAGCTGGCTCTCAAGGGCTTGGTGAGCAAGGAAACCCTGATCCAGCTGAAAGGGAGCGGAGCCTCCGGATCGTTCAAGCTGAATAAGAAGCAGctggagagcaaggagaaggcggccAAGAAAAAGGATGTGGGGAAACCCAAGAAGCCAGTGGCAAAGAAACCCGCCAAGTCCCCCAAGAAACCCAAAAAGGCTCCGGCGGGAGTGAAGAAAAGCCCCAAAAAGGTCAAGAAACCGGCGGCCGCCAAGAAGCCAGCAAAAAGCCTGAAGAAGTCTAAAGCTGCCAAGCCCAGGAAGGCTGTGAAGAGCCCGGCGGCTAAAAAGGCTGCGAAGCCAAAAGCTGCTAAGAGTCCAGCTAAGGCCAAGGCAGCAAAGCCCAAGAGGGCGGCAGCTCCTAAGAAGTGA